A genomic window from Rhodococcus sp. KBS0724 includes:
- a CDS encoding dipeptide/oligopeptide/nickel ABC transporter permease/ATP-binding protein: MTTVTTPQADLVTPDAVESVPAGPSAAKGHSYLRRLVARPGVWFSAGWVLLVLVCSFGASILAPHDPLAQDLGNSFALPSGEYLLGTDSLGRDILSRLMHGGSISILGSATTVVTALVIGVPLGLIAGYRAGWLDAVISRLAELLMALPTIIILLAVVAVYGREFTISMTAFGIIVSASFIRLVRATTAAVRNELYVDAAKVSGLGGFRIVVRHVLPNVTAPLLILSSVTLGTALLVQSGLGFLGLGPQQPAPNWGAGIAEAALNINVDPWLMVPTGMVLILTVLSFNFLGDALRDAAPTTKGNAATGKPFARLRLPGAARSSDVTTSATGSAPLLDVRDLVVSFPVEGGMQPVVDGVSFDVRKGETIGLVGESGCGKTVTALSIPGLTPGEGHIVSGQVLFDGVDLARVSDKELSGYRGTRIGYIAQEPMVSLDPAFTIGYQLCEPIRYHAKMNRTQARERALELLGLVGIPNPENVFRSYPHQLSGGMAQRAGIAIALSGEPELLIADEPTTALDVTVQAEILDLLRSLQERLGMALILVTHDLGVVADICDRAVVMYAGQVVEQAPVEELFEQPRHPYTRGLLRSTPALEGTEGTLPTIEGTVPVPRDWPHGCRFASRCALVVPECTTQPVPLVALDAFGRQSRCIRIDSLEEVEHEYSSRAV; the protein is encoded by the coding sequence ATGACGACAGTGACGACACCACAAGCGGATCTCGTAACTCCGGACGCAGTCGAGTCCGTGCCCGCTGGTCCCAGTGCGGCGAAGGGGCATAGTTACTTGCGCAGGCTGGTGGCCCGGCCGGGTGTGTGGTTCAGTGCGGGCTGGGTTCTACTCGTGTTGGTCTGCAGTTTCGGGGCGTCGATCTTGGCGCCGCACGACCCGCTTGCCCAGGACCTCGGCAACTCCTTCGCGCTACCTTCCGGTGAGTACTTGCTCGGCACAGACTCTCTCGGTCGCGACATTCTCAGCCGGCTCATGCACGGCGGGTCGATCAGCATTCTCGGCTCGGCCACCACGGTCGTGACTGCGCTGGTTATCGGGGTGCCGCTGGGACTGATCGCCGGATATCGGGCGGGTTGGCTCGACGCCGTGATCAGTCGACTCGCGGAACTGCTGATGGCGCTGCCGACAATTATCATCCTGCTGGCGGTGGTGGCGGTGTACGGACGTGAATTCACCATTTCGATGACGGCGTTCGGCATCATCGTCTCGGCGAGCTTTATTCGGCTGGTCCGCGCGACGACAGCGGCGGTGCGCAACGAACTTTACGTGGACGCCGCCAAGGTCTCGGGTCTGGGCGGCTTCCGAATCGTCGTGCGTCACGTATTGCCCAATGTGACTGCTCCGCTGTTGATTCTGAGTTCAGTGACATTGGGAACCGCTCTGTTGGTTCAGTCCGGGCTTGGTTTCCTCGGACTCGGGCCTCAGCAACCCGCGCCCAACTGGGGAGCAGGCATCGCCGAGGCAGCGCTGAACATCAACGTCGACCCGTGGCTGATGGTGCCCACCGGTATGGTGCTCATCCTCACGGTGTTGTCGTTCAACTTCCTCGGCGACGCATTGCGCGATGCCGCACCGACCACCAAGGGCAATGCTGCTACCGGCAAGCCGTTCGCCCGGTTGCGACTGCCCGGGGCGGCTCGTTCTTCCGACGTTACGACGAGTGCGACCGGCTCCGCGCCGTTGCTCGACGTGCGGGATCTGGTCGTCTCGTTCCCGGTCGAGGGTGGAATGCAGCCCGTCGTCGACGGAGTCAGCTTCGACGTGCGCAAAGGCGAGACCATCGGTCTGGTCGGGGAGTCCGGATGCGGAAAAACTGTTACTGCGCTGTCGATTCCGGGCTTGACGCCGGGCGAAGGCCACATTGTGAGCGGCCAGGTGCTGTTCGACGGCGTCGACCTCGCCAGGGTCTCGGACAAGGAATTGTCCGGGTATCGCGGGACAAGGATCGGGTACATCGCGCAGGAGCCGATGGTCTCGCTCGATCCGGCCTTCACGATCGGTTACCAGCTTTGCGAGCCCATCCGCTACCACGCCAAGATGAATCGGACTCAGGCGCGTGAGCGTGCCCTTGAACTACTCGGTTTGGTCGGGATTCCCAACCCGGAAAACGTGTTTCGCAGCTATCCGCATCAACTTTCCGGCGGCATGGCCCAGCGCGCCGGAATTGCCATCGCGTTGTCCGGTGAACCGGAACTGTTGATCGCAGACGAACCCACCACCGCGCTGGACGTCACGGTGCAGGCGGAGATCCTCGACCTGTTGCGTTCGTTGCAAGAGCGACTGGGGATGGCGCTGATCTTGGTGACCCATGATCTGGGTGTGGTCGCGGATATCTGCGATCGCGCGGTTGTCATGTATGCCGGTCAGGTCGTGGAGCAGGCCCCTGTCGAGGAACTGTTCGAGCAGCCTCGCCACCCGTACACCCGAGGATTGCTGCGATCGACGCCTGCCCTCGAGGGGACAGAAGGGACGCTACCCACCATCGAGGGGACGGTGCCCGTGCCCCGAGACTGGCCGCACGGGTGCAGGTTTGCGTCGCGGTGCGCGCTCGTAGTTCCCGAGTGCACGACGCAGCCGGTACCTCTCGTGGCACTTGACGCATTCGGTCGACAGAGCCGATGCATCCGAATCGACTCCTTGGAGGAAGTGGAGCATGAGTACTCTTCTAGAGCTGTCTGA
- a CDS encoding ABC transporter permease, translating into MLSTISKRLLTVIPMLWAIATMAFLLVNLMPGSPGRTILGESATPEAVEALNEQMGYNRPLVVQYWSWLTGVLTGDFGTSLQTGRPAITDVNSRLPITLSVVIGAVILTVVIGVTFGVLSAMSSRRVDRGTQAVSSLMMSVPSFWLGALLVLVFSVKLGMFPSVGYVPVEQSFSGWLSSITLPAISVGAVGVAAISRQTRGAMLDVLGNDYIRTLRATGIPHRSLVFRHALRNASIPIVTSVGFQFIGLLGGTVIVEQVFALNGLGALTLQAVNAKDLPMILTVVICTTTIVLAVNLLVDIANSWLNPKMRRS; encoded by the coding sequence GTGCTAAGCACAATCTCGAAGCGACTGTTGACAGTCATCCCGATGCTGTGGGCGATTGCGACCATGGCGTTCCTGTTGGTCAATCTGATGCCAGGCAGTCCAGGGCGCACCATCCTCGGGGAATCTGCCACTCCGGAGGCGGTCGAGGCGCTCAACGAACAGATGGGCTACAACCGTCCGCTGGTTGTTCAGTACTGGTCGTGGTTGACCGGAGTGTTGACAGGCGATTTCGGGACGTCGCTGCAGACTGGCAGGCCCGCCATCACGGACGTGAATTCCCGTCTGCCGATCACGCTTTCGGTGGTGATCGGCGCGGTGATACTGACCGTGGTGATCGGCGTCACCTTCGGTGTCCTCAGTGCGATGAGTTCGCGGCGTGTCGATCGTGGCACTCAAGCGGTGTCGAGCCTGATGATGTCGGTACCTTCCTTCTGGCTCGGCGCGCTGCTGGTGCTGGTCTTCTCGGTTAAGCTGGGTATGTTCCCCTCGGTTGGGTATGTGCCTGTCGAGCAGTCGTTCTCGGGCTGGCTCAGCTCGATCACGTTGCCCGCCATATCGGTTGGTGCCGTGGGCGTGGCTGCGATCTCACGTCAGACTCGAGGGGCGATGCTCGACGTGCTCGGCAACGACTACATTCGAACCCTTCGGGCGACCGGAATTCCGCATCGCTCCTTGGTGTTTCGGCACGCGTTACGCAACGCGTCGATCCCGATCGTGACCAGCGTGGGATTCCAGTTCATCGGATTGCTCGGTGGCACGGTCATCGTCGAGCAGGTATTTGCCCTCAACGGGCTCGGCGCGCTGACGTTGCAGGCAGTTAACGCCAAGGACTTGCCGATGATCCTGACCGTGGTCATTTGCACGACCACCATCGTGCTCGCGGTGAACCTGCTCGTGGACATCGCGAACAGTTGGCTCAATCCGAAGATGAGGCGCTCATGA
- a CDS encoding ABC transporter substrate-binding protein, translating to MRTKVAAVMAGIMSVGLLTACGGGTTSAQSTGTVTLAATSVVSKWDPYKNDWSVFKESLQAVYDSLIYRGADGAFSPGMATEWGYSTPTTFEMTLREGVTFTDGTTFDAAVAKKNLDRAKTVTGPKTFQLADVTGVEVTDPYKLKLTLSQPNPSLPLVFTQNLGMMVSSQAIDNPDQLDQQPVGSGPYSLDAARSTPNDTFTFVKNDGYWDVANTHFNTYVLKKISDTAAALNALRSGQIDGTIGNRPDVPTAEQAGMKTHQQLSYSAGLMIGDREGRDVPALGDVRVRQALNYAMDREALQETIGDGTISTQLFPPGSPGNDPTLDTKYPYDPEKARQLLAEAGYGNGLDLTIVCTQVQFFDRYAQAAAQMLNKVGINATINNLQLPDYQTARFSGKTPTYAWFYNPADNFYDASQVLSSNGLYNAYKIKDPKVDELIARAAVQTGAEQDATFKELSAYTVDQAFFTITNFGDAYYFYNPKTLKEPEFTQFDPTLPVIRSLQPA from the coding sequence ATGCGCACGAAAGTGGCGGCGGTGATGGCGGGAATCATGTCCGTCGGACTGCTCACGGCTTGCGGCGGTGGTACGACGAGCGCACAGTCCACGGGCACTGTCACGTTGGCTGCGACAAGCGTCGTCAGCAAGTGGGATCCGTACAAGAATGACTGGAGCGTGTTCAAAGAGAGCCTCCAGGCCGTCTACGACTCGCTGATCTACCGTGGTGCCGACGGGGCATTTTCTCCGGGGATGGCGACGGAATGGGGTTACTCGACACCCACAACCTTCGAGATGACGCTTCGCGAAGGCGTGACGTTCACGGACGGTACGACGTTCGATGCGGCAGTCGCGAAGAAGAACCTGGACCGAGCCAAGACCGTGACGGGGCCGAAGACGTTCCAACTCGCGGATGTCACCGGTGTAGAGGTCACTGATCCCTATAAGCTCAAGTTGACGCTCTCGCAGCCGAACCCTTCACTGCCGCTGGTCTTCACGCAGAACCTCGGCATGATGGTGAGCTCGCAGGCGATCGACAATCCTGATCAGCTCGACCAGCAACCCGTCGGATCGGGGCCATACTCGCTGGACGCTGCCCGCTCGACTCCGAACGACACCTTCACGTTCGTGAAGAACGACGGATATTGGGATGTTGCGAATACCCATTTCAATACCTATGTATTGAAGAAGATTTCGGATACAGCTGCTGCGCTCAACGCGTTGCGCTCGGGTCAGATCGACGGCACGATCGGCAACCGACCGGACGTACCGACCGCTGAACAAGCTGGTATGAAGACACATCAGCAGCTGTCCTACAGCGCCGGCCTGATGATCGGTGACAGGGAAGGGCGTGATGTTCCGGCACTCGGCGACGTTCGCGTCCGCCAAGCACTGAACTACGCGATGGACCGGGAAGCGTTGCAGGAAACCATCGGTGACGGCACGATCTCGACACAGCTCTTCCCGCCGGGCAGCCCGGGCAACGATCCCACACTGGACACCAAGTACCCGTACGACCCGGAAAAGGCGCGCCAACTGCTCGCCGAGGCAGGCTACGGAAACGGGCTTGATCTGACGATCGTGTGCACGCAGGTTCAGTTCTTCGACCGCTACGCGCAGGCTGCCGCACAGATGCTGAACAAGGTCGGAATCAACGCGACCATCAACAACTTGCAGTTGCCGGACTATCAGACGGCTCGATTCTCCGGGAAGACGCCGACCTACGCCTGGTTCTACAACCCGGCTGACAATTTCTACGACGCCTCTCAGGTGCTGTCGAGCAACGGCCTCTACAACGCGTACAAGATCAAAGACCCCAAGGTGGACGAGCTGATCGCTCGGGCCGCGGTGCAGACCGGCGCAGAGCAGGACGCAACTTTCAAGGAGCTCTCCGCCTATACGGTGGATCAGGCCTTCTTCACGATCACGAACTTTGGTGACGCGTACTACTTCTACAACCCGAAGACGTTGAAGGAGCCCGAGTTCACCCAGTTCGATCCCACCCTGCCGGTTATCAGGTCCCTCCAACCGGCGTAG
- a CDS encoding Zn-dependent alcohol dehydrogenase, with protein sequence MKAAVLNQFNSDLSIEDIDVADPGPHEVLVRTVASGVCQTDRTMQFGAQPLSLPLVLGHEASGIVERVGSEVTYVRPGDRVATCASAFCGVCRWCMSGELQHCEDKKRARPTGGTPRLSRAGTAVDAFVGLGGFAEELLVHERTLVRLPDEMPLDIAALLGCAGITGLGAVRRAAKVRMGQTVAVIGCGGVGLNVVQGARLAGASRIIAIDRIPAKLEFAKKFGATDVVDASICDPVEAVRELTRGGVDHAIEVVGVAATVEQAFAMLDTMGMATVVGVARPDVEVRIPATDLLLEKKLQGTKMGSTRFRLDIPLYCQLYLDGRLELDALLSERVSLTGVNSALKDLDHPLGARAVIAF encoded by the coding sequence TTGAAAGCTGCAGTACTCAACCAGTTCAATTCAGATCTGAGCATCGAGGATATCGATGTCGCGGACCCGGGACCCCATGAAGTGCTGGTTCGCACTGTCGCTTCGGGAGTGTGCCAAACCGACAGGACCATGCAGTTCGGTGCTCAGCCTCTTTCCCTCCCATTGGTGCTCGGGCACGAGGCGTCGGGAATCGTCGAGCGAGTGGGCAGTGAGGTGACGTACGTACGGCCAGGTGATCGTGTAGCCACCTGCGCGTCTGCATTCTGCGGGGTATGCCGTTGGTGTATGTCCGGCGAGCTGCAGCACTGTGAAGACAAGAAGCGTGCGCGGCCTACGGGTGGGACACCACGACTTTCTCGTGCCGGCACCGCTGTGGATGCCTTTGTCGGGTTGGGTGGGTTCGCAGAAGAGTTGCTCGTGCACGAACGCACACTTGTCCGACTGCCGGACGAAATGCCTCTCGATATTGCTGCGCTGCTCGGCTGCGCGGGTATCACCGGCCTCGGTGCTGTGCGGCGCGCCGCGAAGGTTCGGATGGGCCAGACCGTAGCCGTGATCGGTTGTGGCGGTGTCGGTCTCAACGTCGTCCAAGGCGCACGACTGGCTGGTGCGTCGCGCATCATTGCGATCGACCGGATCCCGGCCAAACTCGAGTTTGCGAAGAAGTTCGGTGCGACAGACGTGGTGGACGCAAGCATCTGCGACCCGGTTGAAGCGGTGCGGGAACTCACACGTGGCGGGGTGGACCATGCGATCGAGGTGGTTGGTGTTGCGGCGACGGTGGAGCAGGCGTTTGCGATGCTCGACACAATGGGCATGGCAACGGTGGTCGGTGTTGCTCGGCCGGACGTGGAGGTCCGAATTCCGGCGACAGATCTGCTCTTGGAGAAGAAGTTACAGGGGACGAAGATGGGGTCGACCCGTTTTCGGCTGGACATCCCGTTGTACTGCCAGCTCTATCTTGACGGGCGGTTGGAGCTTGACGCGTTGCTCAGTGAGCGCGTTTCGCTCACCGGCGTGAATTCAGCCCTGAAGGATCTGGATCATCCTCTCGGTGCACGCGCGGTAATTGCCTTCTAG
- a CDS encoding acetate--CoA ligase family protein, which yields MNRTPITPERLRAAFAPTSFAIIGASEKSNFSRLVHANLVAAGHESRTYLINPRSPAVHGRPTHPTCVSVGTPIDLAFVMVPASSTVQALRDAADAGAKGVLVLSSGFAETGPDGLQLQQELTSVAEELGVVLIGPNVLGYVDVAARIPAMALANPPQEPGNVALISQSGASCGAMKDFAALSGVGLSHVITVGNEAMVTVGHLIDYLVEDDQVEAIAVFMEGIRQPEVFASAARRATLAGKAVVVLKAGKSDLAARSATAHTGALVGDNRVVDAVFERLGVIRVDTVEDMLVTAGFAAHTGPLEQTGLGVVSISGGACDIIADLAHDAGVRIPDLTEGTVREIAAVMPSYGHVQNPLDVTGAAIIDPDLFRSAVTAVGNDPEVGAVLVVNSLPLGDAGEDFYGQPLVDAIGAGLIGSKAPGSYLTQVTQPIGATARQAMSRGGVPHVIPGLRLGVDAFARVAQWSRRRARIDSTEVAQSVVVRTVGAAPLSEVEARNLMKSAGVPVVPAVHVHSGVAAAAAVRQFGCPVAMKIVSAGIAHKTDLGCVHLGVTEADADRIYDEILIAAAHPTANGAVLDGVLVSPMRSGGIELLVGVTRDPDWGLMLAVALGGVLVEVLDDVASAPLPVAKGEARRMLERLRGAALLHGVRGGKAADLDALAEVVCSIGRLAQELEPTLDSLEVNPLRVDGATIEALDALVVWRASE from the coding sequence ATGAACCGTACACCGATTACCCCGGAACGATTGAGAGCCGCGTTCGCGCCCACGAGTTTCGCGATCATCGGGGCTAGTGAAAAGTCTAATTTCTCGCGGCTGGTCCATGCGAATCTTGTTGCAGCCGGGCATGAGTCGAGAACGTACCTGATCAATCCGCGCTCGCCGGCGGTACACGGGAGGCCGACACATCCGACCTGCGTGTCAGTCGGTACACCGATCGACCTCGCCTTTGTCATGGTGCCGGCCTCGTCGACAGTACAGGCGCTGCGCGACGCTGCAGATGCCGGAGCCAAGGGCGTCCTCGTCCTGAGCTCGGGTTTTGCCGAGACGGGGCCGGACGGCTTGCAGCTTCAGCAGGAGCTGACTTCTGTTGCGGAAGAATTGGGTGTCGTGCTGATCGGGCCGAACGTGCTCGGGTACGTCGACGTGGCGGCAAGGATTCCGGCGATGGCTCTGGCGAATCCGCCGCAGGAACCAGGCAACGTTGCCCTCATTTCGCAAAGTGGCGCCAGTTGCGGAGCAATGAAGGACTTTGCCGCGTTATCCGGCGTCGGGCTCTCACACGTCATCACGGTAGGAAACGAAGCCATGGTGACGGTCGGCCATCTCATCGACTACCTGGTCGAGGATGATCAGGTCGAAGCCATCGCCGTGTTCATGGAGGGGATCCGGCAGCCGGAGGTTTTCGCATCGGCTGCGCGACGAGCAACTTTGGCGGGCAAGGCCGTAGTTGTCCTCAAAGCAGGAAAGAGTGACTTGGCGGCCAGGTCGGCGACTGCGCACACCGGCGCGCTGGTCGGGGACAACCGGGTGGTGGACGCGGTCTTCGAAAGGCTCGGTGTGATCCGGGTTGACACGGTCGAAGATATGTTGGTCACCGCTGGATTCGCAGCGCACACAGGCCCGTTGGAACAGACGGGACTCGGGGTGGTGTCGATCTCGGGTGGCGCGTGCGACATCATCGCGGATCTCGCGCACGATGCCGGCGTACGAATCCCGGACCTGACCGAGGGAACTGTGCGTGAGATTGCAGCGGTAATGCCGTCGTACGGACACGTTCAGAATCCGCTGGACGTGACCGGAGCTGCGATCATCGACCCAGACCTGTTCCGGTCCGCAGTCACGGCAGTTGGCAATGACCCGGAAGTCGGTGCGGTCCTCGTGGTCAACAGTCTTCCGCTAGGTGATGCCGGGGAAGATTTCTACGGCCAACCGCTCGTCGATGCGATCGGGGCAGGCTTGATCGGAAGCAAGGCTCCTGGCAGTTATCTGACCCAGGTAACCCAGCCGATCGGTGCAACGGCGCGACAGGCAATGAGTAGGGGAGGTGTGCCACATGTGATTCCGGGATTGCGACTGGGTGTGGACGCCTTCGCCCGGGTTGCGCAGTGGTCGCGGCGCCGCGCTCGGATCGATTCTACGGAGGTGGCGCAGAGTGTGGTAGTGCGAACTGTCGGTGCAGCGCCTCTTTCCGAGGTCGAAGCCCGCAATCTGATGAAATCGGCAGGTGTGCCGGTAGTTCCGGCGGTGCACGTGCATTCCGGCGTAGCCGCGGCGGCAGCTGTACGGCAGTTCGGCTGCCCCGTGGCGATGAAAATCGTCTCGGCCGGCATAGCGCACAAGACCGATCTCGGCTGCGTGCACCTCGGGGTGACGGAAGCAGACGCTGACCGAATCTACGACGAGATCCTGATCGCGGCAGCTCATCCCACGGCAAACGGTGCTGTCCTGGACGGCGTTCTGGTCTCGCCGATGCGGTCCGGCGGTATCGAACTGTTGGTAGGAGTGACGCGCGATCCGGACTGGGGATTGATGCTTGCCGTGGCGCTTGGCGGAGTCCTGGTCGAAGTCCTCGATGATGTGGCGTCGGCACCTCTTCCGGTTGCGAAGGGCGAGGCGCGACGCATGCTCGAGAGGTTGCGAGGTGCGGCACTGCTGCACGGTGTGCGGGGCGGGAAGGCCGCGGATCTGGACGCGCTCGCAGAGGTGGTGTGCTCGATCGGTCGTCTCGCGCAGGAACTCGAACCAACCCTGGATTCTTTGGAGGTCAACCCACTTCGGGTCGATGGCGCGACAATCGAAGCGCTTGACGCGCTGGTGGTGTGGCGTGCATCGGAGTAA
- a CDS encoding acyl-CoA dehydrogenase family protein has protein sequence MTTTVESDTTDCKEFANSVGRVLDRLWGEATAAPAADVAGLWDVAAEQGWFELGAEGALGFLLAAQRELGRRACPLPVSDAYVAVQLLDGAEADAITRGVIRPLVCFTEQADQTEFSSLECAFGATHLLRVDTLNGVVDLLPVWRLAEAPGMAVPAWTRVSGSEPVCTRTLGVSWVRRVRGIAELALVVRTLAAAGRAHELATDHARTRTQFGRTIGAFGAVQQRIAHTQIELVSANLLVDEVIRHQDPVDAAMSVDLAVHHGREIVTTSLFAAQHTLGAIGFFEEHEAAWLFRRVHADVAVLDQLRGRNSQVARRLVEGRRELPGIGAPADSAFRSEVRELLHRWESGVNLDDQSLRDEYARRGLFRLGWPDEFGGRSATAEDRATLAAESKYYRAPVVVDRALSATSLLGHAILRHGTDEQKAEFLPLIGRGEMAFCLGYSEPEVGSDLASVRTRATRDGGDWLIDGQKSWTTRALSATHVWLATSTDPGASPRHAGITIFLVSMDTPGIEIQSHTALSGEISCSVFYDRVRVPDSARVGDVNGGWRVITDALTSERLVMGGIAATLHRQLDDLVGLVRTDPKGKLGSADSLLRHRLSSLAARLQAARVLVAAANAEVAGGSGNADTAPMAAVLAGELAEDLGQFAFEVLGPDAALSATSAGSVAGGVFEQGLRTAPMFVIGGGTNDIQRALIARRMGLARE, from the coding sequence ATGACGACGACTGTGGAATCCGATACGACGGACTGCAAGGAGTTTGCGAATTCTGTTGGGCGAGTGCTTGATCGACTGTGGGGTGAGGCCACGGCCGCGCCTGCGGCCGACGTCGCCGGGCTGTGGGACGTCGCTGCCGAGCAGGGTTGGTTCGAACTGGGCGCGGAAGGTGCGCTGGGATTTCTGTTGGCCGCGCAGCGTGAACTCGGGCGACGCGCCTGCCCGCTGCCGGTCTCGGACGCCTATGTCGCCGTCCAACTACTCGACGGTGCCGAAGCTGATGCAATCACGCGGGGCGTGATCCGGCCTCTCGTCTGTTTCACAGAACAGGCAGACCAGACTGAATTTTCCTCACTCGAATGTGCTTTCGGCGCAACCCACCTGCTTCGGGTCGACACTCTCAACGGGGTGGTGGATCTGTTACCTGTCTGGCGTCTTGCCGAGGCTCCCGGAATGGCGGTGCCGGCGTGGACGCGGGTCTCAGGTTCGGAACCTGTGTGCACCCGCACGCTGGGTGTCAGTTGGGTGCGCCGGGTTCGGGGTATTGCGGAGCTGGCGCTGGTGGTTCGCACTCTCGCCGCGGCCGGACGTGCGCATGAACTTGCGACGGATCATGCTCGCACTCGTACCCAGTTCGGCCGGACGATCGGCGCCTTCGGCGCGGTCCAGCAGCGAATCGCACACACGCAGATCGAACTTGTCTCCGCGAACCTCCTTGTGGACGAGGTAATTCGACATCAAGATCCGGTTGATGCTGCGATGTCGGTCGACCTGGCTGTCCATCACGGACGGGAAATCGTCACCACGTCACTGTTCGCGGCGCAGCACACGCTCGGTGCTATCGGATTTTTCGAGGAGCACGAGGCGGCCTGGCTCTTCCGAAGAGTGCATGCTGATGTCGCCGTGCTCGACCAGTTGCGTGGCCGCAATTCCCAGGTTGCCCGCCGGTTGGTCGAGGGCCGTCGAGAATTGCCGGGCATCGGAGCCCCCGCCGACAGTGCTTTCAGGTCGGAGGTTCGGGAATTATTGCATCGCTGGGAATCTGGCGTGAACCTGGATGACCAGAGCTTGCGTGACGAGTATGCCCGCAGGGGTTTGTTCAGGCTGGGGTGGCCTGACGAATTCGGCGGGCGTTCGGCCACGGCCGAGGATCGAGCCACTCTGGCGGCCGAGTCCAAGTACTATCGGGCCCCTGTCGTGGTGGATCGCGCACTCAGTGCAACCAGCTTGCTGGGTCACGCAATTCTCCGGCACGGTACAGACGAGCAGAAGGCCGAGTTCCTCCCGCTGATCGGCCGTGGTGAGATGGCGTTCTGCCTCGGGTACAGCGAACCGGAGGTTGGTTCGGATCTGGCGTCGGTCCGCACTCGGGCGACCAGAGATGGCGGCGACTGGTTGATTGACGGGCAGAAGTCCTGGACAACACGGGCGCTGTCGGCGACTCACGTGTGGCTGGCGACCAGTACTGATCCTGGCGCTTCTCCCCGGCATGCGGGTATCACCATCTTCCTCGTCTCGATGGATACACCCGGTATCGAAATTCAAAGTCACACAGCACTGTCCGGGGAAATTTCGTGCTCGGTGTTCTACGATCGCGTGCGGGTCCCGGACTCGGCCCGAGTAGGTGACGTCAACGGTGGGTGGCGGGTCATCACGGACGCGCTCACATCCGAGCGGTTGGTGATGGGAGGGATCGCTGCGACGCTGCACCGGCAACTCGACGACCTTGTGGGACTGGTCCGTACAGACCCGAAGGGAAAATTGGGCAGTGCCGATTCGCTTCTGCGGCATCGGCTATCCAGCCTAGCCGCAAGATTGCAGGCAGCGAGGGTATTGGTGGCTGCCGCGAACGCAGAGGTCGCGGGCGGTTCCGGAAATGCCGACACGGCGCCGATGGCGGCGGTTCTCGCCGGCGAGCTTGCCGAAGACCTCGGACAATTTGCATTCGAAGTGCTGGGACCTGATGCCGCGTTGTCCGCAACCAGTGCAGGATCTGTGGCCGGCGGTGTTTTCGAGCAAGGGCTCCGTACGGCTCCGATGTTTGTCATCGGCGGTGGCACCAACGACATTCAGCGTGCCTTGATCGCGCGTCGTATGGGTCTGGCGCGCGAGTAG
- a CDS encoding TetR/AcrR family transcriptional regulator, whose amino-acid sequence MERAGRPRDPEVDRRITDAAMDVFGSAGWAGFSIDAVARVAGVGKASIYLRWASKEELLTDSVGQRFAPIVEIDTGNVREDLLAMTSVLVELFSGRHGLAARRMTVESHATEGIAERWQSVRGSQITAARTIVQRGVRRGELRSDTPVTILLDTLCGAAINHAIATPPHLRERVARERDKYTSDLVDFVLASLITTDDS is encoded by the coding sequence ATGGAAAGGGCTGGGAGACCGCGGGATCCAGAGGTCGATCGACGGATCACCGATGCTGCCATGGACGTATTCGGCAGCGCCGGATGGGCAGGGTTCTCCATAGACGCGGTAGCCCGGGTAGCCGGCGTCGGTAAGGCGTCGATCTACCTGCGATGGGCAAGCAAGGAAGAGTTGCTCACTGACAGTGTGGGCCAACGTTTCGCACCGATCGTCGAGATTGACACCGGGAACGTGCGTGAAGACCTACTGGCGATGACGTCGGTACTCGTGGAGCTCTTCAGTGGTCGACACGGACTCGCCGCCCGCCGAATGACGGTGGAATCGCACGCCACCGAAGGTATCGCCGAACGATGGCAATCTGTGCGCGGGTCACAGATCACCGCAGCACGAACCATCGTTCAGCGAGGCGTCCGCCGTGGAGAACTACGTTCGGACACGCCGGTGACCATTCTGCTCGACACGCTCTGCGGAGCCGCGATCAACCACGCCATCGCGACACCACCGCACCTGCGGGAACGAGTTGCCCGGGAGCGCGACAAATACACGAGCGACCTCGTGGACTTCGTACTCGCCTCACTGATCACCACAGATGACTCCTGA